One stretch of Candidatus Baltobacteraceae bacterium DNA includes these proteins:
- a CDS encoding S41 family peptidase — protein MSFRIRAIIAGLVILVATFGAAAYVSNAQARAGMTVALGEPTLMLGNFDSLGIIDQTYTRVEDVFYRPVDLQVLLNGSRTGINAYLKARKEPFKAPALTSTGSRSGDSALVRKEVVELAARDTKLSQDDLSRAAIAGMLNGLDDPYTVYLTTSQMRALNEELEGGDFGGIGVYIVQDPRTHDTLVSPIPDNPAIAAGVKPGDVVLAVDGVSAHNQPLDTIEHRIRGQVGTRVVLLLQNPKDHGKRSVTITRARVHVPSAVAKMDHGIDYIRLADFGTTSYDEVRKALLDGRAHDAKGYVLDLRANGGGLLDAAVQISSLFIQSGTIVATIDREGDRDARSALGVSVAAAPLVVLVDKYTASAAEITAGAIQDYRVGTLVGTKTFGKGVVQSIYNLPDHSALKITTARYTTPLGRDINKKGITPDIVVPDPTTKGLPDLRKFGTASDKVYTKARALIAKQDSL, from the coding sequence GTGTCGTTTCGAATCCGCGCTATCATCGCGGGATTGGTAATTCTCGTCGCCACGTTTGGTGCAGCGGCGTACGTATCGAATGCACAAGCACGCGCGGGCATGACGGTCGCCCTCGGCGAGCCGACGCTGATGCTTGGGAACTTCGATTCGCTCGGAATCATCGATCAGACGTACACGCGGGTTGAAGACGTCTTCTATCGTCCGGTCGATTTGCAAGTATTGCTCAACGGCAGCCGGACGGGGATCAACGCATACCTCAAGGCGCGCAAAGAACCGTTCAAGGCGCCTGCGCTGACGAGTACCGGCTCGCGTTCGGGCGATTCGGCGCTCGTACGCAAGGAAGTCGTCGAGCTGGCTGCCCGCGACACGAAGCTCAGTCAGGACGACTTGAGCCGCGCGGCGATCGCGGGAATGCTGAACGGACTCGACGACCCGTACACCGTCTATCTGACAACCAGCCAAATGCGCGCACTCAACGAAGAATTGGAAGGCGGCGATTTCGGCGGCATCGGCGTCTACATCGTTCAAGATCCGCGCACGCACGACACGCTCGTCTCGCCGATCCCCGACAATCCGGCGATTGCGGCCGGCGTCAAACCGGGCGACGTCGTTCTCGCCGTCGATGGAGTCAGCGCGCACAATCAGCCGCTTGACACGATCGAGCATCGCATTCGCGGACAAGTTGGAACGCGTGTCGTTCTGCTGCTCCAGAATCCGAAGGATCACGGGAAGCGCTCGGTTACGATCACGCGTGCGCGCGTGCATGTCCCCTCGGCCGTCGCGAAGATGGACCATGGCATCGACTACATCCGTCTTGCCGATTTCGGAACGACGTCTTACGACGAGGTTCGCAAAGCGTTGCTCGATGGACGCGCACATGATGCCAAGGGCTACGTCCTCGATCTGCGCGCCAACGGCGGTGGGTTGCTCGACGCAGCCGTGCAGATTTCCAGCCTGTTCATTCAGAGCGGAACCATCGTCGCGACGATCGATCGCGAAGGCGATCGCGATGCGCGCTCGGCACTCGGCGTCTCGGTGGCCGCAGCGCCGCTCGTCGTGCTGGTCGACAAATACACGGCCAGCGCCGCGGAGATCACCGCGGGCGCGATTCAAGATTATCGCGTCGGCACGCTCGTTGGGACGAAGACGTTCGGTAAGGGCGTCGTGCAAAGCATTTACAATCTGCCGGATCACTCTGCGCTAAAGATCACGACCGCACGTTACACGACACCGCTCGGCCGCGACATCAATAAGAAGGGCATCACGCCCGACATCGTCGTGCCGGATCCCACGACCAAAGGGCTTCCCGATCTGCGCAAGTTCGGAACGGCAAGCGATAAGGTCTATACGAAAGCTCGCGCCCTCATCGCCAAACAGGATTCACTATGA
- a CDS encoding peptidoglycan DD-metalloendopeptidase family protein, whose amino-acid sequence MGLGQPLLARVKNLRRYFALACALMFTFTPLAGNAAHSNVDAKIKQQRQKQQAINQQLQQKRGELDTARSKYVSATQELQDTNHNITAANNQLAFLQTQMHSNQQRMSWNQIQLNAAQTTLQRHTDALNRRLVDAYEHGQLSYLTVLFSATSFSDFVERWDDIRLLVKANQKSLRERKAAEAKVADVERQLVSTREQLAQNQGAVEQTQNKLTALAQERMQLVAAADSQKRQVAQEVTQLEDISEQTELEVEALIRQKQAEEAARQQAARRAALLSGQQPPPLIGAPGALSWPVSGRISSPFGMRTNPVSGRFLMHTGIDIAAEMGTTIVAPADGKVISAGWNDGGYGNMIILDNGGPMSTLFGHLSQIFVAPDQEVKRGQAIGAVGSTGESTGPHLHFEVRIDGKPVDPMSYLH is encoded by the coding sequence TTGGGTCTCGGTCAGCCGCTACTTGCGCGTGTGAAGAACCTGCGACGATACTTCGCGCTCGCATGCGCGCTCATGTTTACGTTCACGCCGCTGGCGGGTAATGCGGCACATTCGAACGTCGACGCCAAGATCAAGCAGCAGCGCCAGAAGCAGCAAGCCATCAACCAACAGCTGCAACAGAAGCGCGGCGAGCTCGACACAGCGCGATCGAAATACGTCTCGGCAACGCAAGAGCTGCAAGATACGAACCACAACATCACCGCCGCAAACAATCAGCTGGCGTTTCTACAAACGCAGATGCATTCAAACCAGCAGCGTATGAGCTGGAATCAGATTCAGCTGAACGCCGCGCAAACAACGCTGCAGCGCCACACCGATGCGCTCAACCGGCGTTTGGTCGACGCATACGAGCACGGTCAGCTCAGCTATCTCACGGTGCTGTTCAGTGCGACGTCGTTCTCGGATTTCGTCGAGCGCTGGGATGACATTCGCTTACTCGTCAAGGCTAATCAGAAGTCGCTGCGCGAGCGCAAAGCCGCCGAAGCCAAAGTCGCCGACGTCGAGCGGCAACTGGTCAGTACGCGCGAGCAGCTTGCGCAAAACCAAGGCGCCGTCGAGCAAACGCAAAACAAATTGACCGCGCTCGCGCAAGAGCGCATGCAGCTCGTGGCCGCAGCCGACTCGCAAAAACGTCAGGTCGCCCAAGAAGTCACGCAGCTCGAGGACATCTCCGAGCAAACCGAACTTGAAGTCGAAGCACTAATCCGTCAGAAGCAAGCCGAAGAGGCCGCGCGGCAGCAAGCCGCTCGCCGTGCGGCGTTGCTCTCGGGCCAACAGCCGCCGCCCCTCATCGGGGCTCCCGGCGCCCTCTCGTGGCCGGTCTCGGGCCGTATCAGCTCGCCTTTCGGGATGCGCACCAACCCCGTCAGCGGGCGATTCTTGATGCACACCGGCATCGACATCGCCGCCGAAATGGGGACGACGATCGTCGCGCCGGCCGACGGCAAGGTGATCTCGGCCGGCTGGAATGACGGCGGCTACGGCAACATGATCATCCTGGACAACGGTGGCCCGATGTCGACCCTGTTCGGGCATCTCTCGCAGATTTTCGTGGCGCCGGATCAAGAGGTCAAACGCGGCCAAGCGATCGGCGCCGTCGGCTCGACCGGCGAATCGACCGGGCCACATTTGCACTTCGAGGTCCGCATCGACGGCAAGCCTGTCGACCCCATGTCATATCTGCATTAA
- the ftsX gene encoding permease-like cell division protein FtsX gives MDWGRVQFFLGEVLSNFARSKGMQITAIATVAVTIFMLGSFLYARETLSKLSSGMLSRIEISVFLADRVEDKQGRAMSEVIGADPRVSAVTYVPKTEGLRQLQDRLRGQIDTSLLTSNPLPNAIRVRVKNPDSVPAVAQSIQKMRDIANVEYDQATVAKVLRLTETIAKLGLIMIVVLIFAAAVIISNTIRLTVFARRREIAIMQLVGATNLYIRAPFMAEGFIAGTLGALVAVIVLAVLHAELLPKVMVTLSFIPFSTAHVDELRLMFELLAAGAVVGVIGAWVSVSRYLRV, from the coding sequence TTGGATTGGGGCAGAGTTCAGTTCTTTCTGGGTGAGGTTCTTTCGAACTTCGCTCGCAGCAAGGGAATGCAGATCACTGCGATCGCGACGGTTGCCGTCACGATCTTCATGTTGGGATCATTCCTCTACGCGCGGGAGACGCTAAGCAAGCTCTCTTCCGGAATGTTGAGCCGAATCGAGATTTCGGTGTTCCTGGCCGATCGCGTCGAGGACAAGCAAGGGCGCGCAATGTCGGAAGTGATCGGTGCCGATCCGCGCGTATCAGCGGTCACGTACGTTCCGAAAACCGAAGGCCTGCGTCAACTGCAAGACCGTTTGCGCGGCCAGATCGACACATCGCTTTTGACCTCGAATCCATTGCCGAATGCGATTCGCGTACGCGTCAAGAATCCGGACTCCGTTCCGGCCGTTGCGCAAAGCATCCAGAAGATGCGTGATATCGCAAACGTCGAGTACGACCAAGCCACTGTCGCGAAAGTACTGCGGTTGACGGAGACAATCGCCAAGCTCGGCTTGATCATGATCGTCGTATTGATCTTTGCTGCGGCAGTCATCATCTCGAATACGATTCGTTTGACCGTTTTCGCGCGGCGCCGCGAGATCGCTATCATGCAGCTGGTCGGTGCGACCAATCTCTACATTCGTGCACCGTTCATGGCTGAGGGCTTCATCGCCGGAACGCTTGGTGCACTGGTTGCGGTCATCGTCCTGGCGGTTCTTCACGCCGAGTTGCTGCCAAAAGTGATGGTAACACTTTCATTCATTCCGTTCTCGACGGCGCACGTCGACGAGCTGCGTTTGATGTTCGAGCTGCTCGCGGCCGGTGCGGTCGTTGGCGTGATCGGCGCTTGGGTCTCGGTCAGCCGCTACTTGCGCGTGTGA
- the ftsE gene encoding cell division ATP-binding protein FtsE — MIRLRGVSLVYPNGVRALDNVSLEIEKGSFVFLIGSSGMGKSSILRLMYRERTPTDGEVHVDGMRVDTMKRSKIPYLRRNVGVVFQDFKLLTDKTVWENVAFALRVTGARSKDVMRQVPRSLELVGLSHKSRMFPHELAGGEQQRTAIARALVNNPKILLCDEPTGNLDPATTSEIMELLLRINLKGTTIVVATHNQGVVDRMRRRVVRIENGRIVSDEERGYYFLGLGQSSVLSG; from the coding sequence TTGATTCGACTTCGCGGCGTTAGCCTCGTGTATCCGAACGGTGTCCGCGCTTTGGACAACGTGAGCCTGGAAATCGAAAAAGGCAGCTTCGTTTTTCTCATCGGCTCGTCGGGCATGGGAAAATCGAGCATCCTTCGTCTTATGTATCGCGAACGAACGCCGACTGATGGCGAAGTCCACGTCGACGGAATGCGCGTCGACACGATGAAGCGCTCGAAGATTCCGTATCTGCGCCGGAACGTCGGCGTCGTGTTCCAAGACTTCAAGCTGCTTACCGACAAAACGGTTTGGGAGAACGTCGCGTTCGCGCTGCGCGTCACCGGCGCGCGCTCGAAAGACGTTATGCGTCAGGTACCGCGCTCTCTCGAGCTGGTCGGTCTCTCGCACAAGAGCCGGATGTTCCCACACGAGCTTGCCGGCGGAGAACAACAGCGCACCGCAATCGCACGCGCGCTCGTCAACAATCCTAAGATCCTGCTCTGCGATGAGCCCACGGGAAACCTGGATCCGGCGACGACGAGCGAGATCATGGAATTGCTGCTGCGCATCAATCTCAAAGGCACGACGATCGTCGTAGCCACGCACAACCAGGGCGTCGTCGATAGGATGCGCCGCAGAGTCGTGCGCATCGAAAACGGCCGAATCGTCAGCGACGAAGAGCGGGGTTACTATTTCCTTGGATTGGGGCAGAGTTCAGTTCTTTCTGGGTGA
- a CDS encoding acyl-CoA dehydrogenase family protein, with product MDFDLTEEQKAIQALCRDFAREEVAPRAEAMDRDEEFPYDLVRKMAELGLMGLPFPEKYGGAGADTVSYALAIMELARVDASTAITLAAHVSLGASPIYLFGTEEQKQRYLIPLAAGKMLWGFGLTEPGAGSDAGGTQTHAILENGSWKINGTKAFITNSGTDITGGTTITAITGERNGKPEISNIMVPQGTPGFTRSKKYRKMGWRASDTRELSFVDAKVPEANLLGERGKGFQQFLTILDGGRISIAALSVGLAIGAYDEALKYSRERQQFGKSISKFQAIQFKLADMLTEIEHGKLMVMRAAWEKDTGRDFELTASLAKLYSGEMSRRVVNEAVQIHGGYGFMEEYPVSRFYRDQKINEIGEGTNEVQRLVIARHIGM from the coding sequence ATGGATTTCGACCTAACCGAAGAACAGAAAGCAATCCAAGCGCTGTGCCGCGATTTTGCGCGCGAAGAGGTTGCGCCGCGCGCCGAGGCGATGGATCGCGACGAAGAATTTCCGTACGATCTCGTGCGCAAGATGGCCGAGCTCGGCCTAATGGGACTTCCGTTCCCTGAGAAGTACGGCGGCGCGGGCGCGGACACGGTCTCGTACGCGCTCGCGATCATGGAGTTGGCACGCGTCGACGCATCGACCGCGATCACGCTCGCGGCGCACGTCTCGCTGGGCGCCTCGCCGATTTACCTTTTCGGGACCGAAGAGCAGAAGCAGCGCTACCTTATCCCGTTGGCTGCGGGCAAGATGCTGTGGGGCTTCGGGCTGACCGAGCCGGGCGCCGGGAGCGACGCCGGCGGGACTCAGACACACGCCATACTTGAGAATGGTTCCTGGAAGATCAACGGGACCAAGGCCTTCATCACCAATTCCGGGACCGACATAACGGGCGGTACAACGATCACCGCCATCACCGGCGAGCGTAACGGAAAGCCCGAGATCAGCAATATCATGGTCCCACAGGGCACCCCCGGCTTCACCCGTTCCAAGAAATACCGGAAGATGGGCTGGCGTGCGTCCGATACGCGCGAGCTCTCGTTCGTCGACGCAAAAGTCCCCGAAGCGAACTTGCTCGGTGAGCGTGGCAAAGGCTTCCAGCAATTTTTGACAATCTTGGACGGCGGCCGCATCTCGATCGCAGCACTTTCCGTCGGTCTTGCCATCGGCGCGTACGATGAAGCGCTCAAGTACTCGCGCGAGCGTCAGCAATTCGGGAAATCGATTTCCAAGTTTCAGGCGATCCAATTCAAGCTTGCCGACATGCTCACTGAGATAGAGCACGGCAAACTGATGGTGATGCGCGCAGCCTGGGAAAAGGACACGGGCCGCGATTTTGAACTGACGGCGAGTCTCGCGAAACTCTATTCTGGGGAAATGTCGCGCCGCGTCGTCAACGAAGCCGTTCAAATCCACGGCGGCTACGGATTTATGGAGGAATATCCGGTTTCGCGATTCTACCGGGATCAAAAGATCAACGAGATCGGCGAGGGTACGAACGAAGTGCAGCGATTGGTGATCGCGCGTCACATCGGGATGTGA
- a CDS encoding peroxiredoxin yields MARRIAVFIIVAIAVLGILALTHRPARAELSQGARAPMFTTQATLGDKVFTFSLADALKKGPVVLYFYPAAFTKGCTQEAHDFADAIGKYKALGATVIGVSKDDIAKLKEFGTNECRSKFPVASDADLTIAKSYDSTINFKENLYANRVSYVISRDAKIVYEYSSLDPSQHVANTLAALEKLQHKSM; encoded by the coding sequence ATGGCACGCCGCATTGCAGTTTTCATCATCGTCGCTATTGCTGTGCTGGGCATCCTGGCCCTGACACACCGTCCCGCCCGCGCCGAACTTTCGCAGGGTGCGCGGGCGCCGATGTTCACCACTCAAGCAACGCTGGGCGACAAGGTCTTCACGTTCAGCCTGGCCGATGCGCTCAAGAAAGGGCCGGTCGTGCTGTACTTCTATCCGGCAGCCTTCACCAAGGGCTGCACGCAAGAAGCGCACGATTTCGCCGATGCGATCGGCAAATACAAAGCGCTCGGTGCGACGGTCATCGGCGTATCGAAAGACGACATCGCGAAGCTCAAAGAATTTGGTACGAACGAGTGCCGCAGCAAATTCCCGGTTGCCTCGGATGCAGATCTGACGATCGCGAAGAGCTACGACTCGACGATCAATTTCAAGGAGAACCTGTACGCAAATCGCGTTTCGTACGTGATCTCGCGCGACGCCAAGATCGTTTACGAGTATAGCTCGCTCGATCCGAGTCAGCACGTCGCGAACACGCTCGCGGCGCTAGAGAAGCTTCAACACAAATCGATGTAA
- a CDS encoding DNA recombination protein RmuC has product MTLVWGLIFLVVGLAIGAVAAWITTRAEVRVAREELSAERAERRSEATAGIGRIAADLSTHLDTVQKQIGDLEKQRAAGEASLKTTLEGLHSSDQELRTALIAATSETARLTTALKDNRVRGRWGELSLRRIVELSGMVEHCDFTEQKMVDGKRPDAIIHLPDNMTIPIDAKTPLDDYYKALEAQDPAETKRLLEANAGALRAKVREVARRDYSASSDARFTIVYVPLESVLSAALSVDPKILEDALSEGVHIASPMTLIATLRAFAYGWSLHKQQRNAEDILVHSRKLVERLGVFGRTFAQVGNALEMTVKRWNEAVGSFEGRLSVTAREIAQLSGETAEQAEPKPVESAVRPVVKTETLELFSENVQTHAIEA; this is encoded by the coding sequence ATGACGCTGGTTTGGGGGCTCATATTTCTCGTCGTCGGCTTGGCCATCGGCGCCGTCGCCGCGTGGATCACGACACGCGCCGAGGTTCGCGTCGCACGCGAAGAGCTGTCCGCCGAACGTGCGGAGCGCCGTTCGGAAGCTACGGCCGGTATCGGCCGAATCGCAGCCGATCTTTCGACCCACCTCGACACCGTGCAAAAGCAGATCGGCGATCTCGAGAAGCAACGCGCTGCGGGCGAAGCTTCATTGAAGACGACGCTTGAGGGCCTGCACAGCAGCGACCAAGAGCTGCGAACTGCGCTCATCGCTGCGACGAGCGAAACCGCACGGCTCACCACGGCACTGAAAGACAATCGCGTGCGCGGACGTTGGGGCGAGCTCTCGCTGCGGCGGATCGTCGAGCTTTCCGGAATGGTCGAACATTGCGATTTCACCGAGCAGAAAATGGTCGACGGGAAGCGCCCCGATGCCATCATCCATCTGCCCGACAACATGACGATTCCGATCGACGCCAAGACGCCGCTCGACGACTATTACAAAGCACTCGAAGCGCAGGATCCCGCGGAGACGAAACGGCTGCTCGAAGCCAACGCCGGTGCACTCCGCGCGAAGGTTCGCGAGGTTGCGCGCCGCGATTATTCCGCTTCGAGCGATGCGCGCTTCACGATCGTCTACGTGCCGCTCGAGTCCGTACTCTCGGCGGCGCTCTCCGTCGATCCCAAGATTTTGGAAGACGCGCTGAGCGAAGGCGTGCACATCGCCAGCCCGATGACGCTGATCGCGACGCTGCGTGCGTTCGCTTATGGCTGGTCGTTGCACAAACAGCAACGCAACGCCGAAGACATTCTCGTCCACAGCCGCAAGCTCGTGGAGCGGCTCGGCGTCTTCGGCCGGACGTTTGCACAGGTCGGCAACGCGCTTGAGATGACCGTTAAACGCTGGAACGAAGCGGTCGGCTCGTTCGAAGGACGCCTCTCCGTGACGGCACGCGAGATCGCGCAACTTTCAGGAGAAACGGCCGAACAAGCCGAGCCCAAACCTGTTGAAAGCGCCGTGCGTCCGGTCGTCAAGACCGAGACGCTCGAGCTCTTTAGCGAAAACGTTCAGACGCACGCCATCGAGGCGTAG
- a CDS encoding NAD(P)-binding domain-containing protein, translating into MNVGILGSGEVGKALARAFVSRGHIVTIASRDPKRLTDFVHEHPDKLHAATFEETARAGELLVLATAFTVAKDAIELAGTANIAGKVLIDVTNPLKLEQGKAPTLSVSGNDSAGESVQRWLPGVSVVKSFNTIGHEHFVDPKFPNGPPTMFVAGNDDKAKNTVEQIAESFGWAVVDAGTIEASRYLEAMSMLWLSYTIRTGDAQHAFKWLSKA; encoded by the coding sequence ATGAACGTAGGTATACTTGGCAGCGGCGAAGTCGGCAAAGCGCTGGCGCGCGCTTTCGTCTCTCGCGGACACATCGTGACGATCGCGTCGCGCGACCCGAAGAGGCTGACGGATTTCGTGCACGAGCATCCGGACAAACTGCACGCTGCAACGTTCGAGGAAACGGCACGTGCAGGGGAGCTGCTTGTGCTTGCGACGGCGTTCACCGTTGCAAAAGACGCGATCGAGTTGGCAGGTACGGCGAATATTGCCGGCAAGGTGCTCATCGACGTCACCAATCCGCTAAAGCTCGAGCAAGGAAAGGCTCCAACGCTCTCGGTGTCCGGGAACGATTCGGCTGGTGAATCCGTGCAACGTTGGCTGCCCGGCGTGAGCGTCGTCAAATCGTTCAATACGATCGGGCACGAGCACTTCGTGGATCCGAAGTTTCCGAACGGTCCGCCGACGATGTTCGTCGCCGGAAACGACGACAAAGCCAAGAACACGGTCGAGCAAATTGCGGAATCGTTCGGCTGGGCGGTCGTCGACGCCGGAACGATCGAAGCGTCGCGGTATTTAGAAGCGATGTCGATGCTATGGCTCTCGTATACGATTCGCACGGGTGACGCGCAGCACGCGTTCAAGTGGCTTTCAAAAGCCTAA
- a CDS encoding error-prone DNA polymerase, translating to MSSLAAYAELHAWSNFTFLEGGSHPEEMAERARALGLAGLALTDRDGVYGTVRFAKHAGIVGIPAICGAELTLEDGARLVLLAESERGYANLAHAISTAQLRGRKRDARLRLDDLDGKTDGLVALSGGPHGLCERALQAGDERSALETGARLRDLFPGAFYCELQHHLRPQDGVLAQGMIRISEQLGVPYVATNGVAYAMKDDALLADVLVCIKHKKVLQTAGTLLRPNHEHYLKSAAQMAHLFAAYPRAIAATLEIAQRCRFRLTKLTGQFPHFPVPEEEGTRHNYLRTLVFRGAAVRYGTPLAPKVERQLEYELGMIARMDLAGYFLIVWDIVRAAEELRVLCQGRGSAANSAVCYALGITAVDPVGMELLFERFLSEERGEIPDIDIDFAHQDREKIIQYVYERYGRAHAAMTAEVITYHERSAIRDLGKALGLTLEQVENVAREYDAQEALDGATSIVEPEIQTLMNTFCRRIDGFPRHMGIHSGGMVITRDPLVCVAPVEWATMRDRTIVQWDKDDLQELGLIKIDLLGLGMLSLLREAFEQYCNAYPERASLSLATIPADDTATFEMLQRADSIGVFQVESRAQQSMLPRLKPKRFYDIVIQVAIIRPGPIQGDMIHPFLRRRSGMEPVSYPHPKLKPILERTLGVPLFQEQGMRMAIEAAGFTPGQADQLRRAMGHKRSHARMAEIYPRLVGGMVANGIDKEAAEQLFHMLEGFADYGFPESHAASFALLAYASAYLKCHEPAIFLTAILNVQPMGFYSTEVLVNDARRHGVTVKPVEVNASRWWSSLEPDGAVRLGFHIVRGLGEGQKKALEAALARGAFGNIVEFARRTQLSREVLENLAASGAFAPWFSARREAMWALRGLDEREARGELGRGMEVVEPQPQLRELAPLERTRFDIYSLGLTTGPQPIAHFRAALDRAGVLAANRLEAMPNNLVCKVGGMVITRQRPGTAKGFVFLTLEDETGLVNVIVRPDVFERYRRPIKLSQALIVEGKLQKESGCTDLLARRFWPLDTEGTTDKVRARNFH from the coding sequence ATGTCCTCGCTGGCGGCTTACGCCGAGCTGCATGCCTGGTCAAACTTCACTTTCCTCGAGGGGGGGTCGCACCCCGAGGAGATGGCTGAGCGTGCGCGCGCCCTCGGGTTGGCCGGCCTGGCCCTGACCGATCGTGACGGGGTCTATGGCACGGTTCGCTTTGCGAAGCATGCCGGGATAGTCGGGATCCCCGCCATCTGCGGCGCCGAGCTGACGCTGGAAGATGGCGCGCGGCTCGTGCTCTTGGCCGAGAGCGAACGCGGCTACGCGAATCTCGCGCACGCGATCTCGACCGCGCAACTGCGCGGACGCAAGCGTGACGCGCGCTTGCGCCTGGACGATCTCGACGGTAAGACGGATGGACTCGTCGCGCTCTCCGGCGGTCCACACGGACTTTGCGAACGCGCGCTGCAGGCCGGTGACGAACGCAGCGCACTCGAGACCGGCGCGCGCTTGCGCGACCTGTTTCCGGGCGCATTTTATTGCGAGCTGCAACATCATCTGCGTCCCCAAGACGGCGTGCTTGCGCAAGGGATGATTCGCATCTCCGAACAGCTCGGCGTCCCATACGTCGCCACCAACGGCGTCGCGTATGCGATGAAAGACGACGCACTGCTCGCGGACGTACTGGTCTGCATCAAGCACAAAAAAGTGTTGCAGACGGCCGGAACGCTGTTGCGTCCCAATCACGAGCATTATTTGAAAAGCGCCGCACAGATGGCGCATCTCTTTGCGGCGTATCCGCGCGCGATCGCGGCCACGCTCGAAATCGCGCAGCGTTGCCGCTTCCGGCTTACGAAGCTGACCGGACAATTTCCGCATTTTCCCGTTCCTGAAGAAGAAGGCACGCGGCACAACTACTTGCGCACGCTCGTTTTTCGCGGTGCAGCCGTCCGCTATGGAACTCCGCTCGCGCCGAAAGTCGAACGCCAGCTCGAGTACGAGCTCGGCATGATCGCGCGAATGGATCTGGCCGGCTATTTCTTGATCGTGTGGGACATCGTGCGCGCGGCGGAAGAGTTGCGCGTTTTGTGCCAAGGCCGCGGCTCGGCAGCAAATTCTGCAGTCTGTTATGCGCTCGGCATCACCGCCGTCGATCCGGTCGGCATGGAGTTGCTCTTCGAGCGCTTTCTCTCCGAAGAACGCGGCGAGATTCCGGATATCGACATCGACTTTGCGCACCAAGACCGCGAGAAGATCATTCAATATGTCTACGAACGCTACGGTCGCGCGCACGCCGCGATGACCGCCGAAGTCATCACCTATCACGAGCGCTCGGCGATCCGCGACCTCGGAAAAGCATTGGGACTGACGCTCGAGCAAGTCGAGAACGTCGCGCGTGAATACGACGCGCAAGAAGCGCTCGACGGCGCGACATCGATCGTCGAACCGGAAATCCAAACGTTGATGAACACGTTCTGCCGGCGCATCGACGGCTTTCCGCGCCATATGGGCATTCATTCGGGCGGCATGGTGATCACACGCGATCCGCTAGTGTGCGTCGCACCGGTCGAATGGGCAACGATGCGCGACCGCACGATCGTGCAATGGGATAAAGACGATCTGCAAGAGCTCGGCCTGATCAAGATCGACTTGCTGGGGCTCGGCATGCTTTCGCTCTTACGCGAAGCCTTCGAACAATATTGCAACGCCTACCCCGAGCGCGCATCGCTTTCGCTTGCGACGATCCCGGCCGACGACACGGCGACCTTCGAGATGCTCCAACGCGCCGATTCGATCGGCGTCTTTCAGGTCGAATCGCGCGCGCAGCAATCGATGCTCCCGCGTCTGAAACCGAAGCGTTTTTACGATATCGTCATTCAGGTCGCGATCATTCGCCCGGGGCCGATTCAAGGTGACATGATCCATCCGTTCTTGCGGCGCCGCAGCGGCATGGAGCCGGTCAGCTATCCGCATCCCAAGCTCAAGCCGATCTTGGAACGAACCCTCGGCGTTCCGCTTTTTCAAGAACAAGGGATGCGCATGGCGATCGAAGCCGCGGGCTTCACGCCGGGGCAAGCCGATCAATTACGCCGCGCCATGGGACACAAACGCTCGCATGCGCGCATGGCCGAGATATATCCGAGGCTTGTCGGCGGTATGGTCGCTAACGGCATCGACAAAGAGGCCGCCGAGCAGCTGTTCCACATGCTCGAAGGCTTTGCCGACTACGGTTTCCCTGAATCGCACGCCGCCAGCTTTGCGCTGCTTGCGTACGCATCGGCGTACCTCAAATGTCACGAGCCCGCGATCTTTCTGACCGCGATCCTCAACGTGCAGCCGATGGGATTCTATTCGACCGAAGTGCTGGTCAACGACGCACGCCGGCATGGCGTTACCGTCAAACCCGTCGAGGTTAACGCCAGCCGTTGGTGGAGTTCCCTCGAGCCGGACGGTGCGGTACGGCTCGGTTTTCACATCGTGCGCGGTCTGGGCGAAGGACAAAAGAAAGCGCTCGAGGCTGCGCTTGCCCGCGGCGCGTTCGGTAACATCGTCGAGTTCGCGCGCCGCACGCAGCTCTCGCGTGAAGTGCTCGAGAATCTGGCTGCGTCCGGTGCATTTGCACCGTGGTTTTCGGCACGACGCGAAGCAATGTGGGCGCTGCGTGGACTCGACGAGCGTGAAGCGCGCGGTGAGCTTGGGCGTGGAATGGAAGTCGTCGAGCCGCAGCCGCAGCTGCGCGAGCTCGCGCCGCTCGAGCGCACACGCTTCGATATTTATTCCCTCGGTCTTACGACCGGACCACAACCGATCGCGCACTTTCGTGCAGCGCTCGATCGCGCCGGCGTCCTCGCGGCAAACCGGTTAGAAGCGATGCCGAACAATCTCGTCTGCAAAGTCGGGGGGATGGTGATCACACGCCAACGCCCGGGCACCGCCAAAGGCTTTGTTTTTCTCACGCTCGAGGATGAGACGGGGCTCGTCAACGTCATCGTGCGTCCCGACGTTTTCGAGCGTTATCGACGGCCGATCAAGCTTTCGCAGGCACTCATCGTCGAGGGCAAACTGCAAAAAGAATCGGGCTGTACCGATCTGCTCGCACGCCGTTTTTGGCCACTCGATACGGAGGGAACGACCGACAAGGTGCGTGCTCGAAACTTCCATTAG